DNA sequence from the Cohnella herbarum genome:
GCCACTTTCACGAAGCTAACGTTTGGTTATCCTGTTCCGTATTTTACGGTCCACGGTTTCTCTATCGCTTACAGGATCGGCAAAACTACAAACCGATCCGGTTCATCGCGGATCAAGCGATGAAGGTCATTACCGAAAAAATGAAAACGTTTCAATTCGAAGAAATCCCCTCTCTGCTCTCAAGTCTATTTTCCGAAGCTTTGGCTGCTAAAGATCTGATAGGCTTTACCGACATGTGCAAGCAACTTGTTTCCTTACTCGAACAAAGCAGAGAAACGTTAAACTTGCCTTCGTTGGAGCAGTTATGGATGAGGAATGAAATCGACGCCTCGTTATGGACCTCCTTGGACGGCATCCAAGATTGGTTTATCGCCGAATACCGCTTTTTATCGAAGTCATCCGTTTCTTTCGGCACGTATTCCAGAAAAGTGATTCAAGCTCTAGAGTATATCCGCAAAAACTTTTCCGAGGACGTCGGAGCTCAAGAAATCGCCGATCACATCGGCATCAGCCGCGATCACCTGCGTCACCTGTTCAAGGAAGAAACCGGGCAAACGGTATTGGACGCTCTGACGGCCGTTCGGATCGATCAATCTAAAGCGATGCTGGAAGAGGGAAAATACAAAATATACGAGATCGCGGAGCTCGTAGGCTATCGGAACAGCCAATACTTCAGCCAAGTATTCCGCAAATCGACGGGAATGACTCCGCTCGAGTACGTGGAAAGGAAACGGTGAGCAAGCGATGCGCATGAAAATCAGATCGAAAATCATCGCCAGCACGGCGCTCGTCGTATCCGTCACTTTAATGCTTAGCGGATTTTTTATTTACGATTACGCCAAGAACATCATCCGGGAGCAATCGATCAAGGACAGCCGGACGAAGCTGGCGCAAATCTCCTTCCAGCTCAAGAAAGTTCAGGAGCAGGTAACGAAAACGGCGGAATACATCGTATCGGACGAGGAAATCGGTTCGCTCGTCTACGCGCCTCCAAGCCCTTCGTTGGAGGAGAATTATTTTCGCAAGCAAGCCGTACAGGAGAAGCTCAAACGGTTCGCCGCTTTGAACCATTACGTCCAGAACATTATTATCGTAAGGCCGGACCAAGAAACCTTCTCCAACAATAGCGGCTACGAGGATTATTTCGCCGAATACTTGAAGCAGCATTGGTTCGTGGATCGGATCGAAGATCGCAGCGGCTTCTCTGCGCCTCATCAATTTTTCTATATCGGAAGCAACCGCCAAGTATTCAGTTATATTCTAAAATACCGCCCGATCGGGGATAACGTTTCTCCTTACAGCTATTTGGTATTGGATGTCGCCTACTCGGAAATCGACAATGCGTTCCTGCAAAGCGCCGGCGACTTCGAACAAATCAGACTGACCACGGGATCGGGCAAATTGTTATACGAAAGCCATTCCGGTCTCTCCTCGGATGACCATGCATTTATGAATACCGTGTCCTTGTCGGAAAGGAACTTCAGGGAGGATGCTAAAAGGATCGCGTTAACCGACTCTTCCATGAATCAAGGCTGGAATCAAGTCGCGTTATTGTCGAAAGACAGGCTGTTCGAGAAAATCAATCGCGTTTTCTATTTTTACATTCTGATCATCCTATCCGCCATCGGACTTAGCTTGGTCGTTATGCTGCCGATCATTCTAAGCTTAACGAAGCCGCTTTCCCGGTTGACCCAAGCGATGAAACGGGTGGCCGTAGGGGATTTGAACACGAGCGTATCCATTCATAGCGGAGACGAGTTGGAAATCCTCGGGACAGGCTTTAACCGAATGGTTCACGACTTGAAATCTCATATCGAATCCTCTATTCGAGACCAAGACATGAGACGCAAAATGCAAATCGACCTGTTGATGGCGCAAATCAATCCCCATTTTCTGTACAACACGCTGAATACGGTTATTTACTTGTGCCATGCGGGTCGGAACGTTCAAGCCGCCGAGATGACCCAAGCTTTAATCGCTATTCTTCAGGATACGATCAAAACCGGGGACGGGGCCGAATTCGCGACGCTTAAGGAAGAACGCCGAATCGTGGATAAATACGCGATCATCCAACAAACCCGCTATCCGGATCGCTTTTGCATAGAGTGGCAAGCGGATGAACAGTTATGGGATTCCCAAGTTCCGCGGATGCTTCTTCAGCCTCTTGTCGAAAACGCCATTATGCACGGGTTATTTCCTTCCGATCGTGAAGACGGACGAATTACGATCAGAGCTTATGAAGCTCATAACCAAATCGTATTGGAAGTCGAAGACAATGGAGTCGGCATAGTTGAAAATAGCGATCCGGGAATACCCGACTTATCGCTTTCCGTTCCCGAAAGAACCCGCGGTATCGGACTAGGCAATATCCGGGAACGTATTCAATTCCACTACGGCTCGTCATTCGGCGTCGAAATCGACCGCCCTGATGGACAAGGTACGCTCATTCGGATAAGGCTGCCGTTAAAATCGATCGATTAACCGGATCGCCGGATTTTATACAAAATAACCGTTTACCCTCGTTTTCCCGTTTAACCCTCGCTGTTAACATGAACAAGGTAAGCGTTTTCCACAAGATATACAGGAGGGGTTACTAGAATGAAGACAATCGGACTCAAGAAACGGGCGACCCTGCTCGCCTCGCTATCCTTGCTAGCCGTCTCGCTGGCAGCGTGCGGCAGCAACAATAACAATGCAGCACCATCGGCAACGACAAGCGCAATCAGCTCAAGCCCTGAGGCTAGCCAAGCGGCTAGCGCCAACCCGAACGACCTTAGCGGCACCGTGAAAATCTGGGATTGGGACGAAACGTTCCAAAAAGGCATGATTCCCGAATT
Encoded proteins:
- a CDS encoding sensor histidine kinase; this translates as MKIRSKIIASTALVVSVTLMLSGFFIYDYAKNIIREQSIKDSRTKLAQISFQLKKVQEQVTKTAEYIVSDEEIGSLVYAPPSPSLEENYFRKQAVQEKLKRFAALNHYVQNIIIVRPDQETFSNNSGYEDYFAEYLKQHWFVDRIEDRSGFSAPHQFFYIGSNRQVFSYILKYRPIGDNVSPYSYLVLDVAYSEIDNAFLQSAGDFEQIRLTTGSGKLLYESHSGLSSDDHAFMNTVSLSERNFREDAKRIALTDSSMNQGWNQVALLSKDRLFEKINRVFYFYILIILSAIGLSLVVMLPIILSLTKPLSRLTQAMKRVAVGDLNTSVSIHSGDELEILGTGFNRMVHDLKSHIESSIRDQDMRRKMQIDLLMAQINPHFLYNTLNTVIYLCHAGRNVQAAEMTQALIAILQDTIKTGDGAEFATLKEERRIVDKYAIIQQTRYPDRFCIEWQADEQLWDSQVPRMLLQPLVENAIMHGLFPSDREDGRITIRAYEAHNQIVLEVEDNGVGIVENSDPGIPDLSLSVPERTRGIGLGNIRERIQFHYGSSFGVEIDRPDGQGTLIRIRLPLKSID